In Malus sylvestris chromosome 15, drMalSylv7.2, whole genome shotgun sequence, a single genomic region encodes these proteins:
- the LOC126602448 gene encoding E3 ubiquitin ligase BIG BROTHER-related-like isoform X2: protein MENDDVKLGSAGGLKSNNNNSVVEQEQNPLRECEEGEGEEEVSSEPSQEEEVDPPSSPPVPQPSRTPFSNLSQVDADLALARTLQEQERAYMMLRMNNVDSDYGSWEAGSYVHEDEDDFNEFDDDTDDNDDEEQDDETEVDNDEDAFDVHAHDDAGENDNPSVEYDPAVFSSDEAYARALQDAEDREMAARLMALARINDREVEDIEEHGGNSQDTWDEVDPDELSYEELLALAEVVGTESRGLSADNIASLPSVSYKTGSGQNGSNESSALFAVLKFPHLETASRIYGPSFACKSERPFAQVGAQGLQ, encoded by the exons ATGGAGAATGATGACGTCAAATTGGGGTCTGCCGGCGGACTcaaatccaacaacaacaacagcgTCGTCGAACAAGAACAAAACCCCTTGAGAGAATgcgaagaaggagaaggagaagaagaagtaaGCAGTGAGCCTTCGCAGGAAGAGGAGGTGGATCCTCCCTCCTCACCTCCTGTTCCTCAACCTTCAAGAACTCCCTTCAGTAATCTCAGTCAGGTCGATGCTGACCTAGCCCTTGCTCGAACCCTCCAAGAACAG GAAAGGGCATACATGATGCTACGAATGAACAATGTAGACAGTGATTATGGAAGTTGGGAAGCTGGAAGTTATGTGcatgaggatgaggatgatttCAATGAATTTGACGACGATACTGATGATAATGATGACGAGGAACAAGATGATGAAACTGAGGTTGACAATGATGAAGATGCATTTGATGTGCATGCTCATGATGATGCTGGAGAGAATGACAACCCCAGTGTCGAATATGATCCGGCTGTTTTTTCAAGCGATGAGGCCTATGCAAGAGCCCTGCAGGATGCTGAAGATAGAGAGATGGCTGCTAGACTGATGGCACTTGCTCGGATTAATGATC gCGAAGTTGAGGACATAGAGGAACATGGTGGTAACTCTCAG GATACATGGGATGAGGTTGACCCTGATGAACTTTCATATGAG GAGTTACTTGCATTGGCTGAAGTTGTTGGAACTGAGAGCAGAGGGCTTTCAGCTGATAATATCGCCTCGTTGCCTTCAGTAAGCTACAAGACAGGAAGTGGTCAGAATGGGAGCAATGAGTC GTCTGCCCTGTTTGCAGTGCTGAAGTTTCCACATCTGGAAACAGCTAGCAGAATTTACGGACCATCTTTTGCTTGCAAATCAGAACGACCATTTGCACAAGTCGGTGCACAAGGGTTACAGTAG
- the LOC126602509 gene encoding uncharacterized protein LOC126602509 — MKAALEFVTSMEFWRMAVLWTFCLLISYWKLFLQPNSNSRPSKSSPSTSPSGFRPVCVITGATSGLGAAAAHALSARGFFVVLVGRSSHLLAKTIMDIKTQNENAHLKAFEVDVASFHSLLLFKASLQQWLSNSEMHPSIQLLINNAGILATSSRLTSQGYDQMMATNYLSAFFLSKLLLPLLRNSPVPSRIVNVTSFTHRSVLNIQINKDTVSGKCFSRPKQYPFAHVYECSKLFLLLFSYELHRQCGLKDISRQVSVIAVDPGVVETNIMREVPSCLSSLAFIVLKLLGLLQSPENGVCSILDAALSPPETSGVYYFGGKGRTVDSSVLSYNAKLGEELWEASAHLFLESELASKETFTSE; from the exons atgaaagcgGCATTGGAATTTGTAACGTCCATGGAATTCTGGAGAATGGCGGTGCTCTGGACATTCTGTCTCCTCATCTCCTACTGGAAGCTCTTTCTgcaacccaattccaattctcgTCCTTCCAAATCATCGCCTTCGACTTCGCCTTCGGGATTTAGGCCTGTCTGCGTTATCACTGGT GCTACGTCTGGATTGGGTGCGGCTGCTGCCCATGCTCTCTCCGCCCGCGGTTTCTTCGTGGTTCTCG TTGGACGTTCATCCCACTTGTTAGCAAAG ACGATAATGGACATCAAAACTCAGAATGAGAATGCACATCTCAAAGCTTTTGAGGTTGACGTCGCATCCTTCCACTCACTTCTCCTGTTTAAAGCCTCCCTACAGCAGTGGCTTTCTAACTCAGAGATGCACCCTTCCATCCAACTCCTCATCAACAACGCGGGGATACTTGCAACTTCATCTAGACTCACCTCTCAAGGCTATGATCA GATGATGGCTACAAATTACTTAAGTGCATTCTTTCTGAGCAAACTATTATTACCACTTCTCAGAAACAGCCCAGTTCCTTCTCGTATAGTGAATGTCACGTCCTTCACACACCGAAGTG TTTTGAATATACAGATTAACAAGGACACTGTATCTGGGAAGTGCTTCAGCAGACCAAAGCAATACCCATTTGCTCATGTCTACGAGTGTTCCAAAT TATTCCTCCTGCTCTTCTCCTATGAGCTTCACCGGCAATGTGGCTTGAAGGATATATCACGTCAGGTCTCTGTCAT TGCTGTAGATCCTGGAGTTGTGGAAACTAACATCATGCGAGAGGTACCCTCATGCCTATCCAGTCTGGCTTTCATAGTTTTGAAACTTCTGGGCCTTTTGCAGTCACCTGAGAATGGAGTTTGTTCCATTCTTGACGCAGCACTCTCCCCACCA GAAACGTCTGGAGTATATTATTTTGGAGGAAAGGGTAGGACCGTCGATTCCTCTGTGCTCTCATACAATGCCAAACTTGGGGAGGAGCTTTGGGAAGCATCAGCTCATCTATTCTTAGAGTCAGAGCTTGCTTCCAAGGAAACCTTCACTTCTGAGTAG
- the LOC126602446 gene encoding putative pentatricopeptide repeat-containing protein At5g08310, mitochondrial has protein sequence MALLLPRISKTHRNLWKSTPPRPPPIIFSKQLTGKACSNHYASDTDTDPSLVSALISIFTKRPFSPDDPELKTLAPRLTTKAVESVLNGLRSWKTAHVFFTWAPNQCGYTHNCYTYNAMASHLSRARQNAPLRAMAMEVVSSNCSLTPGALGFFLRCLASVDLVQEANFFFDQVTAKGLCVPNSYSYNCLLEAISKSKSNSIELLEMRLQEMRDSGWEFGKHTLTPALQVYCNAGKFEKALNVFNEMYERGWVDAHVMSILVVSFSKWGEVDKAFDLIERMEDHKLGLIEKTFHVLIHGFVRQSRVDKALQLFDKMRKSGFALDISLYDVLIGGLCKNKELEKALSMYSEMKALGIHADAGILAKLIPSFSDEVEMMRVLEEVPGDLDEEDMLLLCTSVLNGLTNIGSIDKAYQLLQAMMQYESDSEGGVDKILVVMKRVRPVTTNFEIVIDGLLRFDRLDESYKLLREMEQSGLEPTHFTHNSIFGCLCRRQDVVAALNLVKEMRACGHEPWIKYSTLLVKQLCKHEKVVEACNFLDNMVHEGFLPDIVAYSTAINGLVKIQEVDRAVQLFQDICAHGCCPDVVSHNILISGLCKAKRVSEAESLLDEMVMKGLVPSVVTYNLLIDGWCKTSHVEKAILCLSRMFGEDREPNVITYTTLIDGLFNAGRVDDALALWNNMGKKGCAPNRIAYMALITGLCKCGKPDEALVYLREMEEKEMKPEIFVYAAVVSARLSELNLPRQ, from the exons ATGGCATTATTATTGCCAAGAATCTCAAAAACCCATCGAAATCTGTGGAAATCAACGCCGCCGCGGCCGCCGCCCATCATCTTCTCCAAGCAGCTCACAGGCAAAGCCTGCTCAAATCATTATGCTAGTGATACTGACACCGACCCTTCTCTCGTCAGCGCTCTCATTTCCATCTTCACCAAGCGACCCTTTTCCCCGGACGACCCGGAGTTGAAGACCCTCGCTCCACGACTCACCACCAAAGCTGTCGAAAGTGTGCTTAATGGCCTCCGGAGTTGGAAAACCGCCCACGTCTTCTTCACCTGGGCACCCAACCAATGCGGCTACACGCACAACTGCTATACTTACAATGCCATGGCGTCTCACCTATCACGTGCTCGACAGAATGCCCCACTCAGAGCTATGGCTATGGAAGTTGTGAGTTCCAACTGTTCTCTCACTCCTGGGGCTCTGGGATTCTTTCTAAGATGTTTAGCCAGCGTAGACTTGGTTCAAGAAGCTAACTTTTTCTTTGATCAAGTCACGGCCAAGGGTCTTTGTGTTCCGAATAGTTATAGCTATAATTGTTTGTTGGAGGCTATATCTAAATCTAAGTCCAACTCAATTGAATTGCTTGAAATGAGATTGCAAGAAATGCGAGATTCCGGGTGGGAATTCGGTAAGCACACGCTGACCCCGGCGTTGCAGGTCTATTGCAATGCAGGCAAGTTCGAAAAGGCTTTAAATGTTTTCAACGAAATGTATGAGAGGGGGTGGGTTGATGCCCATGTCATGTCCATCTTGGTGGTGTCTTTTAGCAAGTGGGGCGAGGTGGATAAGGCTTTTGATTTGATTGAAAGAATGGAAGATCACAAGCTTGGATTGATTGAGAAGACATTTCATGTTCTGATTCATGGGTTTGTGAGGCAGTCCAGAGTGGACAAGGCCCTCCAATTGTTTGATAAAATGCGCAAGTCAGGTTTTGCACTCGACATTTCTCTTTATGACGTACTGATTGGAGGACTCTGTAAGAATAAAGAGCTCGAAAAAGCCTTGTCTATGTATTCGGAGATGAAGGCGTTGGGAATCCATGCTGATGCTGGGATACTAGCAAAGCTCATACCATCCTTTTCTGATGAAGTGGAAATGATGCGGGTACTTGAGGAAGTCCCAGGAGATTTAGATGAAGAGGATATGCTTTTGCTTTGCACTTCCGTGTTGAATGGTCTTACTAATATCGGCTCCATTGACAAAGCTTATCAACTTCTTCAGGCAATGATGCAATACGAATCTGATTCTGAAGGTGGGGTAGATAAGATCCTTGTAGTTATGAAAAGGGTTCGTCCCGTCACAACTAATTTTGAAATTGTTATTGACGGTCTACTCAGGTTTG ATAGATTGGACGAAAGTTATAAGCTTCTGAGAGAGATGGAGCAGTCAGGACTTGAACCAACACATTTTACCCACAACTCTATATTTGGGTGCCTCTGTAGAAGACAGGATGTTGTAGCAGCCCTTAACCTAGTGAAGGAGATGCGTGCTTGTGGACATGAACCATGGATAAAATATTCCACCTTGCTTGTGAAGCAGCTGTGCAAACATGAAAAGGTAGTTGAAGCTTGTAATTTTCTTGATAACATGGTTCACGAAGGTTTTCTCCCTGATATAGTTGCCTATTCTACGGCTATAAATGGATTGGTCAAAATTCAAGAAGTAGATCGAGCTGTGCAGCTGTTCCAGGATATCTGTGCTCATGGCTGTTGTCCCGATGTAGTTTCTCATAATATATTGATAAGTGGGCTTTGCAAGGCCAAAAGAGTTTCAGAAGCTGAATCTCTTTTGGATGAGATGGTGATGAAAGGTCTTGTTCCCTCTGTTGTAACCTACAATCTGCTGATTGATGGATGGTGCAAAACTAGTCATGTTGAAAAAGCGATACTTTGCCTTTCCAGGATGTTTGGTGAAGACAGAGAACCAAATGTGATTACCTACACAACATTAATAGACGGGCTGTTCAATGCTGGAAGGGTCGATGATGCTCTTGCGCTTTGGAACAATATGGGAAAGAAAGGATGTGCTCCGAATAGAATTGCTTATATGGCTCTCATTACGGGTCTTTGCAAGTGTGGCAAACCTGATGAGGCACTGGTTTATCTTCGTGAGATGGAAGAGAAGGAAATGAAACCTGAGATTTTTGTATATGCAGCAGTAGTAAGTGCTCGTCTCTCTGAGCTAAACCTACCCCGACAGTGA
- the LOC126602450 gene encoding uncharacterized protein LOC126602450 isoform X1 — translation MASAILSLPKPSPLQVQLHAFQCRRRRQPNGKHLAEFSALPKSSARLPFRRKTSNHQEMMKSKVVASQRKRNIAWSALQESSTSTADADAADPSTKEVKTADQKAAAPAKPKVAAKAPVKALPQMMEEDVIPPLKAILQTQDELSNIELCFQDNRLEGSFIKKGNPYSFWVFFPSGVLAGPKGFSLSSYGSEASTVEPFLVDEKKITAKHIVFWVEKRLAAQGIIPVWKLD, via the exons ATGGCTTCGGCTATTCTTTCTCTGCCCAAACCATCTCCTCTGCAGGTTCAGCTTCATGCTTTTCAATGTCGACGACGACGACAGCCAAATGGAAAGCATTTGGCAGAGTTCTCAGCTCTCCCCAAGTCATCAGCCCGCCTTCCTTTCCGAAGGAAGACCTCAAACCAT CAGGAGATGATGAAAAGTAAAGTGGTAGCatctcaaagaaaaagaaacattgCCTGGTCTGCTTTGCAAGAATCATCCACTTCCACTG CTGATGCTGATGCTGCTGATCCAAGTACGAAGGAGGTTAAAACAGCTGATCAAAAAGCAGCAGCTCCGGCGAAGCCTAAAGTTGCAGCGAAAGCTCCAGTGAAGGCGTTGCCTCAAATGATGGAGGAGGACGTTATCCCGCCATTGAAAGCAATACTCCAAACTCAAGATGAACTCTCTAATATTGAGCTTTGTTTTCAAGACAACAGG CTGGAAGGTTCCTTTATAAAGAAGGGCAATCCCTACTCGTTTTGGGTCTTCTTTCCCAGTGGAGTCCTCGCAG GTCCAAAGGGGTTTTCGCTGTCTTCGTATGGCTCAGAAGCGAGCACTGTTGAGCCTTTTCTCGTTGATGAGAAGAAAATCACAGCAAAACATATTGTCTTTTGGGTTGAAAAGCGTTTAGCCGCTCAAGGAATCATTCCTGTCTGGAAATTAGATTAG
- the LOC126602448 gene encoding E3 ubiquitin ligase BIG BROTHER-related-like isoform X1, whose amino-acid sequence MENDDVKLGSAGGLKSNNNNSVVEQEQNPLRECEEGEGEEEVSSEPSQEEEVDPPSSPPVPQPSRTPFSNLSQVDADLALARTLQEQERAYMMLRMNNVDSDYGSWEAGSYVHEDEDDFNEFDDDTDDNDDEEQDDETEVDNDEDAFDVHAHDDAGENDNPSVEYDPAVFSSDEAYARALQDAEDREMAARLMALARINDREVEDIEEHGGNSQDTWDEVDPDELSYEELLALAEVVGTESRGLSADNIASLPSVSYKTGSGQNGSNESCVICRLDYEDGENLTLLSCKHSYHSECINNWLTINKVCPVCSAEVSTSGNS is encoded by the exons ATGGAGAATGATGACGTCAAATTGGGGTCTGCCGGCGGACTcaaatccaacaacaacaacagcgTCGTCGAACAAGAACAAAACCCCTTGAGAGAATgcgaagaaggagaaggagaagaagaagtaaGCAGTGAGCCTTCGCAGGAAGAGGAGGTGGATCCTCCCTCCTCACCTCCTGTTCCTCAACCTTCAAGAACTCCCTTCAGTAATCTCAGTCAGGTCGATGCTGACCTAGCCCTTGCTCGAACCCTCCAAGAACAG GAAAGGGCATACATGATGCTACGAATGAACAATGTAGACAGTGATTATGGAAGTTGGGAAGCTGGAAGTTATGTGcatgaggatgaggatgatttCAATGAATTTGACGACGATACTGATGATAATGATGACGAGGAACAAGATGATGAAACTGAGGTTGACAATGATGAAGATGCATTTGATGTGCATGCTCATGATGATGCTGGAGAGAATGACAACCCCAGTGTCGAATATGATCCGGCTGTTTTTTCAAGCGATGAGGCCTATGCAAGAGCCCTGCAGGATGCTGAAGATAGAGAGATGGCTGCTAGACTGATGGCACTTGCTCGGATTAATGATC gCGAAGTTGAGGACATAGAGGAACATGGTGGTAACTCTCAG GATACATGGGATGAGGTTGACCCTGATGAACTTTCATATGAG GAGTTACTTGCATTGGCTGAAGTTGTTGGAACTGAGAGCAGAGGGCTTTCAGCTGATAATATCGCCTCGTTGCCTTCAGTAAGCTACAAGACAGGAAGTGGTCAGAATGGGAGCAATGAGTC GTGTGTCATTTGTCGGTTGGACTACGAGGATGGTGAAAACTTGACATTACTATCTTGCAAACATTCCTATCATTCTGAGTGCATAAACAATTGGTTGACAATTAACAAG GTCTGCCCTGTTTGCAGTGCTGAAGTTTCCACATCTGGAAACAGCTAG
- the LOC126602450 gene encoding uncharacterized protein LOC126602450 isoform X2: protein MASAILSLPKPSPLQVQLHAFQCRRRRQPNGKHLAEFSALPKSSARLPFRRKTSNHEMMKSKVVASQRKRNIAWSALQESSTSTADADAADPSTKEVKTADQKAAAPAKPKVAAKAPVKALPQMMEEDVIPPLKAILQTQDELSNIELCFQDNRLEGSFIKKGNPYSFWVFFPSGVLAGPKGFSLSSYGSEASTVEPFLVDEKKITAKHIVFWVEKRLAAQGIIPVWKLD, encoded by the exons ATGGCTTCGGCTATTCTTTCTCTGCCCAAACCATCTCCTCTGCAGGTTCAGCTTCATGCTTTTCAATGTCGACGACGACGACAGCCAAATGGAAAGCATTTGGCAGAGTTCTCAGCTCTCCCCAAGTCATCAGCCCGCCTTCCTTTCCGAAGGAAGACCTCAAACCAT GAGATGATGAAAAGTAAAGTGGTAGCatctcaaagaaaaagaaacattgCCTGGTCTGCTTTGCAAGAATCATCCACTTCCACTG CTGATGCTGATGCTGCTGATCCAAGTACGAAGGAGGTTAAAACAGCTGATCAAAAAGCAGCAGCTCCGGCGAAGCCTAAAGTTGCAGCGAAAGCTCCAGTGAAGGCGTTGCCTCAAATGATGGAGGAGGACGTTATCCCGCCATTGAAAGCAATACTCCAAACTCAAGATGAACTCTCTAATATTGAGCTTTGTTTTCAAGACAACAGG CTGGAAGGTTCCTTTATAAAGAAGGGCAATCCCTACTCGTTTTGGGTCTTCTTTCCCAGTGGAGTCCTCGCAG GTCCAAAGGGGTTTTCGCTGTCTTCGTATGGCTCAGAAGCGAGCACTGTTGAGCCTTTTCTCGTTGATGAGAAGAAAATCACAGCAAAACATATTGTCTTTTGGGTTGAAAAGCGTTTAGCCGCTCAAGGAATCATTCCTGTCTGGAAATTAGATTAG
- the LOC126602508 gene encoding methylenetetrahydrofolate reductase 2-like: MKVIEKIQESLVDEKKVVFSFEFFPPKTEDGVENLLERMDRMVAHGPAFCDITWGAGGSTADLTLDIANKMQNLICVESMMHLTCTNMPVDKIDHALQTIKSNGLQNVLALRGDPPHGQDKFVQIQGGFACALDLVTHIRAKYGDYFGVTVAGYPEAHPDAIAADGLASPEAYQSDLAYLKRKVDAGADFIVTQLFYDTDIFLKFVNDCRQIGITCPIVPGIMPINNYKGFIRMTGFCKTKIPAEVTAALEPIKDNEEAVRLYGIHLGTEMCKKILASGIRTLHLYTLNMEKSALAILQNLGLIEESKISRPLPWRRPANVFRVKEDVRPIFWANRPKSYISRTIGWELYPHGRWGDSGNPSYGALTDYQFMRPRARDKKLVEEWVVPLKSVEDICEKFKKFCLGKLKSSPWSELDGLQPETGIINESLGKINTKGFLTINSQPAVNGERSDSLSVGWGGPGGYVYQKAYLEFFCSKEKLDALVEKCKALPSLTYMAVNKDGSWVSNTGQTAVNAVTWGVFRAREIIQPTVVDPASFIVWKDEAFEIWSRGWARLYPEGDSSRKLLEEVQSSYYLVSLVDNDYIHGDVFAVFADV, encoded by the exons ATGAAGGTGATAGAGAAGATCCAGGAGTCTTTGGTGGATGAGAAGAAGGTGGTCTTCTCCTTCGAGTTCTTCCCCCCAAAGACCGAGGATGGCGTCGAGAATCTCTTGGAGAGGATGGATCGGATGGTCGCCCACGGCCCCGCCTTCTGCGACATTACCTGGGGTGCCGGTGGCTCCACCGCCGATCTCACTCTCGACATTGCCAACAAGATGCAGAACCTCATCTGCGTCGAGAGCATGATGCACCTCACCTGCACCAACATGCCCGTCGACAAGATCGACCACGCCCTCCAAACCATCAAGTCCAACGGCCTCCAGAACGTTCTTGCTCTCCGCGGCGACCCGCCCCATGGCCAGGACAAGTTTGTTCAGATCCAAGGAGGCTTTGCCTGCGCCCTCGACCTG GTCACCCATATCAGAGCCAAATATGGCGACTACTTCGGCGTCACTGTTGCTGGTTATCCAGAGGCTCACCCGGACGCCATTGCCGCCGATGGCCTCGCCTCTCCAGAAGCATATCAGAGTGATCTCGCTTATTTGAAGAGAAAGGTTGATGCTGGCGCCGATTTCATCGTCACTCAGTTGTTCTACGACACTGATATTTTCCTCAAATTCGTGAATGACTGTCGCCAAATTGGAATTACTTGCCCCATTGTTCCTGGAATTATGCCCATCAATAACTACAAGGGTTTCATACGCATGACTGGCTTCTGCAAAACCAAG ATACCAGCTGAGGTTACCGCTGCCTTGGAGCCTATCAAGGACAACGAAGAAGCTGTGAGATTGTACGGAATTCACCTTGGAACCGAGATGTGCAAGAAGATTTTGGCTTCCGGGATTAGGACTTTGCATCTTTATACTCTCAACATGGAGAAATCTGCGTTGGCTATATTGCAG AATCTTGGTCTGATTGAAGAGTCCAAAATATCAAGGCCCTTACCTTGGAGACGCCCTGCAAATGTTTTCCGTGTTAAAGAAGATGTTCGTCCAATTTTCTG GGCTAATCGTCCCAAGAGCTACATATCAAGAACCATAGGCTGGGAACTATACCCACATGGGCGGTGGGGTGATTCCGGTAACCCTTCATATGGAGCACTGACTGATTATCAG TTCATGCGGCCGCGTGCACGTGACAAGAAACTTGTTGAGGAATGGGTTGTCCCATTGAAGAGCGTTGAAGATATCTGCGAG AAATTTAAGAAATTCTGCCTTGGAAAATTGAAAAGCAGCCCTTGGTCTGAACTAGATGGGCTTCAGCCAGAGACGGGGATCATAAATGAATCGCTAGGAAAAATTAACACTAAGGGTTTCCTTACCATCAACAGCCAACCAGCGGTAAATGGGGAAAGATCTGACTCGCTGTCTGTTG GGTGGGGTGGTCCTGGAGGGTATGTTTATCAGAAAGCCTATCTAGAGTTTTTCTGTTCGAAGGAAAAGTTGGATGCTCTTGTTGAAAAATGCAAGGCTCTTCCATCTCTAACTTACATGGCCGTGAACAAAGATGGGAGCTGGGTATCTAATACTGGCCAGACTGCTGTGAATGCCGTAACATGGGGTGTCTTTCGAGCAAGGGAGATTATCCAACCAACTGTCGTAGATCCTGCCAGTTTTATAGTTTGGAAGGATGAGGCATTTGAAATCTGGTCAAGAGGATGGGCCCGCTTATACCCCGAGGGTGACTCATCTAGGAAATTGCTTGAAGAG GTGCAGAGCAGCTACTATTTGGTCAGTTTGGTAGATAATGACTACATCCACGGTGATGTTTTTGCTGTTTTTGCCGATGTTTGA